DNA sequence from the Myxococcus guangdongensis genome:
TGGCCGGACGCCACACGGAGATGCCCGCCGTGAAGCGCTCGGCGTGGCGCTCATGCAGCACCGCGCGCACGCGCGAGCGGCGCCGCAACGACAGCATGAGCGCGAGCAAGCCCAGCAGGGCCCCCACCAGCACCAGGCCGAGGAACACCGGCTGGGCCAGTCCCGCCTGATAACCGAGCACGGTGAAGCGCCAGGGTTCCACGGGCGTCACGGGAAGACCCTCAGGAAGGTGGAGCGCAGGAGCAGCTCCAGGGCGAGCAGGCCGAAGGCGGCCAGGAGGAACGGGTGGAACTCCTCGCGGTAGGTGGCGGACGCGCCGCCCTCCATCAGCTTGGAGCGCTCCAACGAATCGAGCACCTTCTGCAGGCCGCGCCTCAGGCCCTCCGGGTCCGTCGCGCGGTAGTACTCGCCGCCCGTGCGGTCCGCGATGTCCTGCATCAGCTCCGGGTTGATGGGAATCTCCGTCTCGCGCCACACGGTGTTGCCAAACAGGTCCGTGCCCTGCGGGAAGGGCACCTTGCCGCCCTTGCCCACCAGGATGGTGTAGATGGGCACGTGGAGCGCCTGCGCCATGTTCGCGGAGTCCATGGGCGACAGCTTCCCCGCGTTGTTGTCGCCGTCCGTAATCAGCACCACCACGCGGCTCTTCGCCTCCGAGTCGCGCAGGCGGTTGAGCGAGGTGGCCAGCGCGTCACCAATCGCCGTGCCGTCCTCCAGCACGCGGGTGCGCAGTTGCTTGATGACCTCCTTCAGCACGCCGTAGTCCAGCGTGAGCGGCGCCTGCGTGTACGCCGCGCCCGCGAAGACCACCAGGCCGATGCGGTCATTCACGCGGTTGGCGATGAACTCGGTGAGCACCTCCTTGGCCACGTGCAGGCGGTTCTGCGGACGGAAGTCGCCGGCCTCCATGGAGGTGGACAAGTCCAACGCCACCACGATGTCGATGCCCTCCACCGACAGGTCGCGCACGCGCGAGTCGCGCACCTGGGGCCGGGCGATGGCGAGCACCGCCGCCGTCACCGCCACCACGCGCAACAGAGGCAAGAGCGGCAGCATGTACGTGCGCAGGCCCTTGCCGCTCTTGGCGAACACGTGCGCCGCGGAGAAGCGCAGGGGCGCGCGAGCGCGACGCTCCCGCCAGGCCTGCACCAAGAGGAGCGGGACGAGCAGCAGCCCCCAGAGCGCCTCGGGGTTATTGAACGCGGGGAGCGGCGGCATTGTCGGGAGCTTGAATCGGCTGGGGCGGAACGTAGGTCTTGTCGACGAGCTCGTAGCCGAACAGGAGCGCGTCACGACAGCTCTCGGGCGTGGCGTCCGCCCGCGCGTACTTCACCATGTCCGACTCGGACACGAAGCGCATGAGCTTGTCCTCGGGAAGTCCCGGCGGGGCCAGGCGGCGCAGCGAGGACATCAGCTCGGAGCTGGTGCACTCCAACGCCTCGAAGCCATAGCGCTCGCCCAGGTAGCCCCGGACGATTTCGGACAGGCGGAAGTAGTGGTCCTTCACGAGGCCGCGAGCGGGCAGGTTCTCCGTCTTGAGCGTGTCCAGCGCCTTGCGCGTGCGCACGTCCAGCGGCAGCGGGGGCGGCACGAACACGTGCTTGGGGCGGTTCCTCCACCAGCGGATGAGCGCCCACGCCAACAGGCCCGCCGCGAGCGCGCCCAGCAGCGCCAGCACCAGCCGCCACGAGCGGATGGGCACCTCCTGCGGCGGCTGGATGTCGAACAGGTCCGCGCCCTGCCCCTCCGCCTCCGGCGGCAGCGTGGACGTCACTTCAATCTGCCGGCCCGGCAGCGAGTACTGGCGAGGGCCCTCCGGCGTGGCCACGTCGAACGCGAGCGCGGGCACCTGCACCGTCCCCAGCGCGAAGGCCGACATGCGCACCGCGAACGTGGTGGTGGCCGAGTCCGCGCCGTCCTGCCGCTGGCGCGTCTGGTCCAGGAACTCGAAGTCACCCGTCTCCTTGGGCACCGCCAGTTCGTAGCGGTGGTCCTTCGGGTGGGTGAGCACCACGTGGTACGTGAACGGGTCGCCGATGCGCACCTGCTGCGGGTCCACGCGCACCGACACGTCCAGCGGCTGCGTCTGTTCGTGCGTGGGAGCCCCGGGCGGGCTCGCGGGCGGAGTCCCCTTCGGAGCCTGGGCCCCGGCCGACGACGCGAGCGTCAGCACGCCCACGCACAGCACCATCCCGATGCGCGCCATCCACCGGCTCATGCCGCCATCCTCCGGGCCCGCGCGCGGAAGAACTGCGCGAGCGCCTTGCCGTGGTCGTCTCCGGCGCGCAGCTCCACGTGGTCCAGCTCCAGCTTCTTGAAGAGCTTGCGGCGCTCGTCGCGAGCGGCCTGCATGGCGCGCGCGTAGCGGCCCCGCACGCGCGGGTCGCTCGTGTCCACGACGAAGCGGTCTCCGGTCTCCGGGTCCTCCATCTCCACCAGCCCCAGGCGCGGGAAGGCCTCCTCCAGCGGGTCCTCCACCACGACGGGGACCAGGTCGTGCTTGCGCCCCACCAGCCGCAGCGGCTTCTCGTAGTCGCGCGCCTGGAAGTCGGAGACGAGGAAGGTGACGGCCTTCCGCTTCGCCACCTGCGTCAGGTACGTCAGCCCCGCCGACAGGTTCGTGCCCTTGCCCTGGGGCTGGAAGGTGAGGATGTCGCTCACCAGCCGGAGCACGTGCGTGCGGCCCTTGCGCGGCGGCACCACCTTCTCCACCCGGTCCGAGAAGAGGATGAGCCCCACCCGGTCATTGTTGGCGATGGCGCTGAAGGCGATCTGCGCGGCGACCTCGGCGGCGATCTCCGCCTTGGTGCGCTCCTTCGAGCCGAACTCCTTGGAGGCGGACACGTCGACCAGGAGCATCACCGTGAGCTCGCGCTCCTCGGTGAAGACCTTGACGTAGGCCTCGTTCATGCGCGCGGTGACGTTCCAGTCGATGATGCGAATCTCGTCGCCGGGCTGGTACTGCCGCACCTCGGAGAAGGCCATGCCCCGGCCCTTGAAGACCGAGTGGTACTGGCCCGCGAGCATGTCGGAGACCACCTTGCGGGTGCGAATCTCCAGCTTGCGGATGCGGCGGATGAGGTCCTTGGGCAGCACGGGGCGCTCGGCGGGAGGTCAGGGCACTTCGACGCGGTCGAACACCCGCTGGATGATCTTCTCCGGCGTGAGGTCCTCGGCCTCGGCCTCGTACGTCATCGCCACGCGGTGGCGGAGCACGTCGAAGGCGATGGCCTTCACGTCCTCGGGCGTGACGAAGGCGCGGTGGCGCAGGAAGGCATGCGCGCGAGCGGCCTGGGCCAGGGAGATGGTGGCGCGCGGCGAGGCGCCGAACTGGATGTAGTCGGCCAAATCCTTGAGGCCGTACTTGCCCGGCTCGCGCGTGGCGAAGACGACGTTGAGGATGTACTCCTTCACCTTCTCGTCCATGTAGATGTGGTGGACGAGCTCGCGGGCGCGCACCAGGTGCTCCACCGCGACGACGCGCTGGGCCCGGGGCGAGGAGCCTCCGGACATGCGGTCCATGATGATCTTCTCCTCATCCCGCGTCGGGTAGCCCACCTTCACCTTGAGCATGAAGCGGTCCACCTGGGCCTCGGGCAGCGGGTAGGTGCCCTCCTGCTCGATGGGGTTCTGCGTGGCCAGCACGAGGAACGGCGAGGGCAACCCGAAGGTCTGGTCGCCGATGGTGACCTGGCGCTCGGCCATGGCCTCCAGCAGCGCGGACTGCACCTTGGCGGGGGCGCGGTTGATTTCGTCCGCGAGGACGATGTTCGCGAAGATGGGGCCCTTGCGAACGGTGAAGTTCGCGGCCTGCTGGTTGTAGATCATCGTGCCCACGACGTCCGCGGGCAGCAGGTCGGGGGTGAACTGGATGCGCATGAACGTGGCGCTGAGCGCGTCGGCCACCGTGCGCACGGTGAGCGTCTTGGCGAGGCCGGGCACGCCCTCCAGGAGCACGTGGCCGTTGCACAACAGGCCGATGAGGATGCGCTCCAGCATGTAGCGCTGGCCGACGATGACCTTGCCGGTTTCCTGGTTGAGGACCTCGACGAAGCTGCTTTCCTGCTGCACGCGTTCGGTGAGCGCGCGGATGTCCGTGTTCATGACGCCTCGGATGAGACTGGCGGCGGGCAGCCTAGGGTTGACCGGGTATCGGGCTCAACACCGCAGAAGGCCGGGCATTCCAGTAAGTTGGGTCCCCTTGTCCCCGAGGACCGTGTCCATGGCCCCATTGTCCCCCAGTTCTCGTCCCACCTCGCGAATTTCCGGGGACTCGCGGCCATGAAGCGCTCGGCCTGGGCCCAGGCGCCCTCGGCGGGGGCCGTGGAGGCGGGGCTGTTGGCCCAGCTGGCCCCGGCGGTGACGGCCACGGTGCACTGGCTGCCCGGAGGGGGAGCGCTGCGGGTGCTGGAGGGGGGCCAGGGGCCCACGGTGGTGCTCCTGCACGGGCGCGGCGGGGCGGCCTCCACATGGTTCGCGTACCTGACGGCGCTCTCGCGGGGGCACCGGGTGCTCGCGGTGGACCTGCCCGGCTTCGGGATGTCCTCGCCGACCGAGGGGCCCGTCCGCTCGGCGGAGGAGGGAGTGGGGTTCTTCACCGCCCCCGTGGAGGCGCTGCTCGAACAGCTCGCCCCGGGGCCCGTGTCCGTGGTGGGCCACTCGCTGGGCGGGCTGGTGGGGGTGGAGCTGGCGCTGCGCGCGCGTGTGCCGGTGGAGCGGTTGGTGCTGGTGGACGCGATGGGGCTGGGGCCGGACATGGCGCGCAAGGCTCGGGCCTTCTTCCGCGCGGGACCGGAGCGGCTGGCGCGCTCGTTGGGGCCGTGGGCCTGGGCTCGGATGATGCCCCCCGCGCCGACGCCGCTGGGGGAACGGCTGGGCGCGCTCGACTACGAGCTGATGTCGGCGCCGGGTGGGCACGATGAAGCCGCGCGGGCCTTCGACAGCCTGGTGCCGCTGATGGGGCCGGTGTTCCACCGTCGGGAGCGGCTCGATGGAATCACGGCGCCGGTGCTGCTCGTCTGGGGTGAGCGGGAGGAGGTGCTGCCCCTGTCACTCGCCGAGGAGGCGTCCCGGCGCTTCCCGAATGCGCGGCTGGTGCGCGTGGACGCGGGCCACAGTCCCCATCAGGAGCGTCCGGAGCGCGTGCTCCCCGAGCTGAAGTCCTTCCTGGCCGCGCAGGGTCAGCCGTAGCGCGCCACACGCGAATCAATGCGGAGGATGCGCCTGGGACTCCGCGACATGGCGTGGACGAAACGGAGGATTCGCATGAAGCGAGCGACGACCTCCGGCGACACGGACCCGCGAGGCACCGTCGGAGCGATGCCTCGCGGCTCACGGGTCGAAGCGGATGATGCGCTCGATGCGGTACGTGTCCGTTGCGTCCAACGGCCGGAGGAGCATCAGGTCCCCGCGCTGGCCCAGGGACAACGACTGACGTGCGGGCTGCGTGAGTCGAACGGTATCACCCGGCTTCGCGCCCTTGCCGGACAGTGGCACCGCGAACAGACCCGCGCCGTCCACCGTCTCGACGGCGCCGAGGACGCGCAGATCTCCCAGCTCTTCAATCTTCCCCACGTGCGCCAACACGGGCTTCTTGCCCTTGGCGCGCACGGCCCGGTTGACGGCGATGCCCACGTCGCCGGTGAAGGGCTTGCCATCCGCGCCGAACAGGCCGATGCCCTGGAGCAACAGATGGACGACGCCGGAGCTCTCGTTCTGGGGGATGGACTCGTAGCGCGAGACCTCCGCCGACTCGGCCCGGCCACTCGCGAGCGCGTCCAACGCCGTGGCCAATGCGACGAAGTTGAGCCGCACCAGGGGCTCGTCCGGCGGCAATGAGGTCCACGCCCCCGTCTCGATGAGCACCGAGGGTGTCCCCCAGCGCGTCATGTTGTCGCCGAAGGCCCGCGACTCGAAGCTGTCGTCGTAGCGCCCCACCTGTCCAGGCGCGAGCGGCTCCACCGCGTCGCGAATCACCGCGCAGACCTTCTTCGCGAGCAGACGCCCGGGGTTGTCGCTCCGCGCCTTGTCGAACGCGGCCGCGAGCACGGAGATGGACGCGGGCCGGCCCGTGTCCCCTACCCCGTGACGCCAGCCCTGGTTGTGCAGGTTGAAACCGATGAACGGCTGGAGCTCGTCGCGCAGCTTCTTGAGCGTCCTCGCCTCGGGCGTCTGGAGCGCGAGCGCGTCGCGGTTGATGTCGATGCCCTGCGCGTTGCGGCGCTGGAAGCGCTCGGCGCCATCCGGGTTGAGCATGGGCACCGCGTGGAGCGTGAGCGAGGACAGCAGCCTCGCCACCCAGGGTTCGTCCCGGTGTGTCCTCAGGTACTCGAGCAGGTCCAACAGCGCGGTGGTCGCCGTGGGCTCATCCCCGTGCATCTGCGACCAGAGCAGGACGTGACGCGAGCCCGTACCCAGCGCGACATGGTGGAGCGCGCGCCCCTCCACCGAGTGCCCCACCACTTCGAGCCGGAAGAAGTCAGGTGAACGCGCCTTCAAGTCCTTCAGGTGCCGCGCCACGTCGGCGTGCCGGACGAGCGGCGCCACCGGGAGCGACTCGAGATGGACCTGGTCCCACCGCTCCGCGAGCGCGTGGGGTTCGGGGACGAGGACGACCGGAGAGGTGGACATGGGCGAGGCCACGGACTGCGCGGTTCGAGCGAGGGCCGGTGCGGGCACCAGCCCCCAACAACAGACGACGACACGAAGCAGACGACTGCGTCCACCCTGGACCATGGCGCGCTCCGGTTCCTGGAGCCCTCAGGACTTCTGGGCAGGGTGCAGCAGTGTTTCGAGGAAGCGCAGGTACTTCGGGTCCTCCTGCTCGAAGATCTCCTTGTCCGCGCCCATGAAGGCCCGCGCCAGTTCATCACCGGCGCGCCGCATGTCTCCGAGCTCGAACTCGCACTGTCCCAGCCGCAGGTGGATGAACGGGTTGCCCAGGCCATCGGGCGCGTGGACGGCGTCCTTGAGCGCGGCGCGTGCTCGCGAGAACTCTCCCATCTGGAAGAGCGTGTCGCCGATGGCCGTGCAGACCCACGTGGTCGCCTCGTACTCCATCCATGGCTCGGGGATGAGCTGGAAGGCGGACTTGAAGGACCGCAGCGCCGCGGCGAGGTCTCCCTTCTCCGCGAGCTCATCTCCCTCGGCGCAGAGCGCCTGGATGCGCTCGTGGACCTCGTCCGGAATCTCGGGCATGCGGACCTCACCTCACCGCCGGCGAGCACCGCCGTGCGCGACTGCGTATACCACCCTTCCCGGTGTGCAGCGCGCTGCACAACCCGTGGGCAGGCGGCCATCCCACCGCGTGTCCCCGCGCCTTGTGCCGAGGAGAGCCCCCGGATGGGTACGACTCTTGGATAGACTGCGGAGCGTGCCGAAAGACCTGCTCGAACTCGATGCGACACCCGAGCGACTGCGCGCGCTCACCGAGGCCCGCGTCATTCCTCCCGAAGCCCTGGAGCGCGCGCTCGCCCTCTCCACGGCCTCTCCGACGCCCGACGCGTGGCGGCGCTTCGTGTCCACCGTGCTGCTCGGCCTCGGCGCGCTGCTGCTGCTCTCCGGCGTCATCTACTTCTTCGCCTACAACTGGGCGGAGATGCACCGCTTCGCCAAGCTGGGGCTCATCGGCGTCGGCATCCTCGGCACCGCGCTGCTCTCGCGCAGACTCGGCGACACGCTCGCCGGACAGTGCAGCCTGTTCGCCTCGGCGGTCCTCGTCGGCGCGATGCTCGCCGTCTACGGACAGGCGTATCAAACGGGCGCGGACGCGTTCGAGCTGTTCGTCGGCTGGGCCGCGCTCATCCTGCCCTGGGTGCTCGCGGCGCGCTTCGCGCCCCTGTGGCTGCTCCTCCTCGTGCTCGCGAACACCGGCATCGCGCTCTTCCAGGACCAGGTCCTCGGCGGTGGCGACGACGCGAAGGGCTGGCTCGCCGTGGTGCTCGGGTTGCTCAATGGCCTGGCGTGGGCCACCCACGAACACTTCGCCAACCGGGGCGTCTCCTGGCTCCAGGGGCGCTGGCTGCCTCGCGTCCTCGCGACGATGGGCGTGCTGCCCCTGCTTGCCGTCGGCACGTCGTTCATCATCATCCCCGACGAGGTGGGACTCAGCGGGCTCACCGCCCTGGTGCTGCTCCTCGGGACCTTCGCCGCGGAGTACGCGCTCCACCGGCACCTGCGCGGCGAGCTGTTCCTGCTCACCCTCGGTGCGCTCTCGGTGATGACGCTCGTGACGACGGGCCTGGGCCGCGTGGTGTTCGAGGGCACGAAGGACGAGCTGGGACTCTTCATCCTCCCCATCTTCATCATCATCCAGGTGGCCATCGCCGTCAGTTGGCTGCGCGCCGAGGCCCGCGCCACGGGCGCCTCCGAGGAGTCCTGACATGTCCCTGCGCCCGTCCATCCAACAGGTCCTCGAGGGTCTGCGAAGCGAAGGTCAGGTCGATGAGCTCGCCGAGGCCCGCGCCCGCGCGACGCTCGAGGTGCACCAGCGCACCAGCACCGCCTCGCCCTGGTTCGTGAAGGCCTTCGCCGCCTTCGGCGCCTGGCTGTCCGCGATCTTCCTGGTGAGCTTCTTCGTCTGCGTGGGACTCTGGAAGGAAGAGGAGGTCTTCTCGGGGGTCGGCCTCGTCCTCGTCATCGCCGCCGTCGCGCTCCGACGCACCATCCAGGGCGTGTTCCTCGAGCAGCTCACGCTCGCGGTGACGCTGGCTGGCGTGGGCATGGCAGCGACCGGGGTCGCTCATTTCGGCTCGGACCTCGCCGGTGTCGGAGCCCTCCTCGTCATCAGCCTGGCCCTGCTCTTCGTCTATCCGGACGCCACGCTGCGCTTCCTCGCCACGCTCGGCGCGGCAGGGGCAAGCTTCTACCTCCTGATGGAGCTGGTGCCGGGCCCGGGGATGGACCTGTGCATCCTCGCGTGCGCTGCGCTCCTCTACTGGCTCTTCCTCCACCAGGCACGGCTGAGAACGGGCAGGCTCGGTGACCTCGTCGGCCCCGTCGCTTTCGGGCTCGCCTGCGGTCTACCCGCCGCGATGGTCACGCGCGTTTCGCATTTCCTCCTCACCCCCGACCTGCATGAGTCGCTGCCAATGCCCCTGCTCACACTGGGCCTCACCGCGCTCACCCTCGTCACGGCGTGGCAGGTCATGAGGGAGCACGACCTGCCGCCCTCGGGCCCCCAAGGCGCGGCCGTCTTCGCCGCGCTCACGCTCGTCGCCGTCCTCACCGCTCAAACCCCTGCGGTCATCACCTCGGTGGGCCTCTTGGTGCTCGGCTTCCATCGGCGCAGCAGCCTGATGGTGGGCATCGCCACTGCGTTCCTGCTCGCCTCGGGCACCTGGTACTACTACGACATGAGCGTCACCTTGCTCGCCAAGGCGCTCGCGCTCATGGGCAGCGGGGTCATCCTGCTCGGCCTCCGACTCTTCCTCTCGCGCCGCTTTCCCCAGACGCCGTCCACCGTGGAGGCACGCTGATGCGCTCGACCCTCTTCTTCGTCGGATTGCTGCTCGCGCTCGCCGTGCCGCTGGGCCTCGTCGTCCAGAAGGAGCGAGTGCTCTCCACCGGCAAGGGCATCCTGCTGGAGCTCGCGCCCAGGGACCCGCGCTCGCTGATGCAGGGCGATTACATGGTGCTCGACTACGCACTCACCCGGGACCTCAACGACAAGCGCGAGTCGTTTCCCCACGACGGCGTGCTCGTGTTGAAGCTTGATGGCGATGGTGTGGGGACCTTCGCGCGCATGGACTCGCCCGATGTCCCGCTGGCGCCTGACGAGCACAGGCTGCGCTACCGCATCCGGGACAGCCGCTTCCGACTGGGCGCGGAGTCCTTCTTCTTCCAGGAGGGCCACGCCGGGCGATACCAGCGCGCGCGCTACGCGGAGCTGAAGACCGCCGACAACGGCAACAGCGTCCTCGCGGGCCTGCGCGACAAGGAACGGCAGCCGCTTGGCGCCGACTCCGCGGAAGACGTCGACGCGACGGCCATTACCGACACTCCCGACGACGTCGATGCGAACTCCATCATCGATGCGCCCACCACGGTCGATGCGCCGACCATCGACAGCCCCACCGAGGCCGACGCGGCCACCCACGTCGGCGCTCCCGCCGACGCGTCGCCCGCTGTCATCGAGTAACCCTCCCGAGGGCTGCCTCCCGACAACGGCGCAGCCTGCGCATCATCCACCAACCCGCGCGGGGCTTGCGCCGCATCCCCGCTGTCGCCCCGTCCCCCTCGGGATTGACTCCCGAGCGGGTTTCGCGCATCATCATGTTGATTTCGATAATCAAAATCAAAATCATCAAGAAGGAGACACGCGATGCTCGGTCAGGGATGCGGCAAGAGGGTGCTCGCGCGGGGGCCATGCGCCGAGGTGACGCGTTGCACCTGTGGTCACATCCATCTGGCGATGGGGCCGGTGACGATTCGTGTCGAAGAGGAAGTGCTGCGCGCCATCGGCATGACGCTGGTCGAGGCGGTGCACAACCTGGATGAGCCCGAGCGCTCGCACGCGGACGACGCGGAGAGCGCGCCGTCGATGCAGTCCCCGACGTTCGGCGGGTGGAAGCAGTGAGCGGCACCACGGGGACGTTGCGTCTGCCGCGCAACGAGCAGTCCGCGCGCGTGCGTCGGCTGAGCGAGAGCGAGGCGGAGGCCCTCCAGCCGGTGGCCCCCACCTCCGCGCCGCTGTCCGTGCTGCTCACGGAAGGCACGGCGCGAGCCCACGAGCAGGCCGAGCGCTCGGTGTTCCTCCAGTCGCTCTTCGGCGGCACGTGGGAAGGCGTCTATGGCCAGTACGTCCGCGCCCAGCACTACGTCAGCTACCTGCGCCAGCTCCACATGCTCTACGCGACGTACGAGAGCGTGCTGCCCCACGCCGCGCGCACGTCGCTGACGCCCGTGCTGCTGATGCCGGAGCTGCGGCGCGCGGACGCGCTGGAGGCGGACCTGGCGTACTTCTGCGGCGAGACGCGCACGGAGACCTTCGCGTGCGTGGAGACGCGCCTGCACGCCGAGCGTCTGCGCGAGGTGGCCGAGGACGCGCCGCACCTGCTCGTCGCGCACGTCTACGCGCGGTGCGTGTTGGACCTGTTCACCGCGCCGGAGCGGGCGGGCATCGTCGCCAGCGCCTTCGAGCTCGAGGACTCCCGAGGCACGCTGTTCCACGGCTCCGCCACGCCCGGCGAGCTGACGGCGCTGCGCGTGCGGCTGCACTCGCGCATCGACGGCCTGGAGCTGGAAGAAGACGAGGCGCGCGAAATCATCCAGGAGGCGCGCATGGCCTTCCGGCTCCAGGCGCTCGTGTGCGACGAGCTGGCCCGGGGCGCGACGGGAATCTCCCCGCCGTCGGGTGGCTACCGGGGCGGGTTCAGCGCCTCCCAGTAGTTGGGCAGTCCGCGCAGGTGGTTGCCGCCGTCCACGTCCAGGCTCTCGCCCGTCATCCAGGCGGAGTCGTCGGAGCACAGGAACATCACCACCCGCGCCACCTCGTCCGCCAAGGCATGCGCGCGCCCCAGCGGCGTGCGCGCCAACAGCTCGCGGTGCATCGTCGGCCCCTCGATGAAGGCCGCGGCCTGGGGCGTGTGGGTGGCGCCCGGGGCGACGACATTCACGCGGATGTTGTGACGCCCCAGCTCCAGCGCCGCCGCGCGTGAGAGCTGGGCGAGCGCCGCCTTCGACGCGCTGTAGTGCCCCAAGCCCTCCGACACCACCGTCTGGCACAGCGACGAGACATTCACGACCGCGCCCGGTTGTCCCCGGGCGATGAGCGCGCGGGCGAAGGTCTTCAGGCAGAGGAAGGGCCCCTTCAGGTTCACCGCGAACAGCCTGTCCAGTTCGTCCTCGGGCAGGTCCATCAGCAGTGACAGCGACACCGTGCCCGCGTTGTTCACCAGGATGCCGGGCAGCCCCAGCTCGCGCGTGGCGAGCTCGTGGGCACGGTGGACGTCGTCCACCCGACACACGTCTCCGGCGAAGGGCACGGCGCGCGCGCGGCCCTCCGCCTCGCGGTTGAGACGTTCGGCCGCCTCCACCACCTTCGTCTCCGTGCGTCCGAAAACGAGCACGTGGGTGCCCTCGCGCATGAGCCGCGAGGCGACGGCCAGACCGATTCCCTGCGCGCCACCGGTGACGATGGCGCATTGTGAGAGGAGCTTCACTGTTCTCACCCCCGAGTGTCGTGTCTCTCGGAAGCTAGCAACGGCTCCTCTCAGCGAGCATTGTACCGCGGGCCACTTGGCGCCGGCTCAGGCCGCCTCGTCCTCGGAGAGCAGGTCCGCGAACGGCGAGGCGTCCTCCCCCAGTGCCTTGTAGAGCGCCTCCACCTTTTCCAGCTCGCGCTTGAGCGCCTTGTGGTGGTTGCGGTTCTTCACCAGGCTCTCGCGCCCCAACAGCTTGAAGCCGTCGTCGCGCCCCACCTGCCGGATGGCCACGCCCAGCACCAGTCCACGGAACGCGTCCGCGAGGTCCAGGTCCAGGGGCGCGTTGCGACGGCGCGCCTCCGCGACGAAGGCCTGGGCCGCCGCCTTCAGCGCGTCCGGCAAGGGCTTGCCACCCGGCGCCTGCTCGTAGTCGAGCGCGCGCGCCACGTGCTTCTCGTGGAGCACCAGCTCACCACCGGACACGGCGTGCTCCACCATGGCCAGCGTGTACGCACGGCGGACGATGTTGTCGAGCTGACGCAGGTTGCCCGGCCACGCGCTGCCGACGAGCAGCCGCTCCGCGTCCGGCGTCACGCGCGCGTTGCCCTCGGGGGAGCGCTCGCGGTGGCGGCGCTTCACCATGTACTGGGCCCAGAGCGGGATTTCGTCCTGACGCTCCTGCAGCGCGGGCATGCGCACCGGCAACACGTTGACGCGGTAGTAGAGGTCCTCGCGGAAGCGGCCCGCGCGCACCTCGGCGTGCAGGTCCGCGTTGGTGCCGATGATGAAGCGCACGTCCGCCTGACGCTCACCGGTGCCCTCGCCCAGCGGGCGGTAGCTGCGCGACTCCAACAGGTGCAGCAGGCCCGCCTGCGCCTTGAGCGACAGCTTGTCGATTTCGTCGATGAACAGCGTGCCGCCGTCCGCGCGCGCCACGCTGCCGGGCGCGTCACGCACCGCGCCCGTGAAGGCGCCCTTCTTCCAGCCGAAGAGCTCCGCCATCTGGAGGTCCTCGGGCACCGTCACCAGGTCCAACGTCTCGAAGGGCTTGCCCCGACGGTTGGAGCGCTCGTGGCACCAGCGCGCCAGCCGCGACTTGCCCGCGCCCGTCGCGCCGCTGATGAGGATGGTCTCGTCCTGCAGCGCGAAGACGCGCAGGATGGGCAGCAGCTCCGCCATGGAGCGGCCCACCACCGGCAGGTACTCGTCCACCTCCGGAGTCGCCACCGGACGCTGCGGCAGGCCGGCCAGGTACGGCGCCGCCACGTCCGCCAACAGCTGGAGCCGCTCGCCGGACTCGCGCCAGACGAACTCCTGCCCCATGGCGGCCAGGCAGTCCGCCTCCAGGGAGATCATCCCCTCGATGCTGCCGCC
Encoded proteins:
- a CDS encoding vWA domain-containing protein, with translation MPPLPAFNNPEALWGLLLVPLLLVQAWRERRARAPLRFSAAHVFAKSGKGLRTYMLPLLPLLRVVAVTAAVLAIARPQVRDSRVRDLSVEGIDIVVALDLSTSMEAGDFRPQNRLHVAKEVLTEFIANRVNDRIGLVVFAGAAYTQAPLTLDYGVLKEVIKQLRTRVLEDGTAIGDALATSLNRLRDSEAKSRVVVLITDGDNNAGKLSPMDSANMAQALHVPIYTILVGKGGKVPFPQGTDLFGNTVWRETEIPINPELMQDIADRTGGEYYRATDPEGLRRGLQKVLDSLERSKLMEGGASATYREEFHPFLLAAFGLLALELLLRSTFLRVFP
- a CDS encoding BatD family protein, producing MSRWMARIGMVLCVGVLTLASSAGAQAPKGTPPASPPGAPTHEQTQPLDVSVRVDPQQVRIGDPFTYHVVLTHPKDHRYELAVPKETGDFEFLDQTRQRQDGADSATTTFAVRMSAFALGTVQVPALAFDVATPEGPRQYSLPGRQIEVTSTLPPEAEGQGADLFDIQPPQEVPIRSWRLVLALLGALAAGLLAWALIRWWRNRPKHVFVPPPLPLDVRTRKALDTLKTENLPARGLVKDHYFRLSEIVRGYLGERYGFEALECTSSELMSSLRRLAPPGLPEDKLMRFVSESDMVKYARADATPESCRDALLFGYELVDKTYVPPQPIQAPDNAAAPRVQ
- a CDS encoding DUF58 domain-containing protein, which gives rise to MLPKDLIRRIRKLEIRTRKVVSDMLAGQYHSVFKGRGMAFSEVRQYQPGDEIRIIDWNVTARMNEAYVKVFTEERELTVMLLVDVSASKEFGSKERTKAEIAAEVAAQIAFSAIANNDRVGLILFSDRVEKVVPPRKGRTHVLRLVSDILTFQPQGKGTNLSAGLTYLTQVAKRKAVTFLVSDFQARDYEKPLRLVGRKHDLVPVVVEDPLEEAFPRLGLVEMEDPETGDRFVVDTSDPRVRGRYARAMQAARDERRKLFKKLELDHVELRAGDDHGKALAQFFRARARRMAA
- a CDS encoding AAA family ATPase, whose translation is MNTDIRALTERVQQESSFVEVLNQETGKVIVGQRYMLERILIGLLCNGHVLLEGVPGLAKTLTVRTVADALSATFMRIQFTPDLLPADVVGTMIYNQQAANFTVRKGPIFANIVLADEINRAPAKVQSALLEAMAERQVTIGDQTFGLPSPFLVLATQNPIEQEGTYPLPEAQVDRFMLKVKVGYPTRDEEKIIMDRMSGGSSPRAQRVVAVEHLVRARELVHHIYMDEKVKEYILNVVFATREPGKYGLKDLADYIQFGASPRATISLAQAARAHAFLRHRAFVTPEDVKAIAFDVLRHRVAMTYEAEAEDLTPEKIIQRVFDRVEVP
- a CDS encoding alpha/beta fold hydrolase — its product is MKRSAWAQAPSAGAVEAGLLAQLAPAVTATVHWLPGGGALRVLEGGQGPTVVLLHGRGGAASTWFAYLTALSRGHRVLAVDLPGFGMSSPTEGPVRSAEEGVGFFTAPVEALLEQLAPGPVSVVGHSLGGLVGVELALRARVPVERLVLVDAMGLGPDMARKARAFFRAGPERLARSLGPWAWARMMPPAPTPLGERLGALDYELMSAPGGHDEAARAFDSLVPLMGPVFHRRERLDGITAPVLLVWGEREEVLPLSLAEEASRRFPNARLVRVDAGHSPHQERPERVLPELKSFLAAQGQP
- a CDS encoding M14 family metallopeptidase is translated as MSTSPVVLVPEPHALAERWDQVHLESLPVAPLVRHADVARHLKDLKARSPDFFRLEVVGHSVEGRALHHVALGTGSRHVLLWSQMHGDEPTATTALLDLLEYLRTHRDEPWVARLLSSLTLHAVPMLNPDGAERFQRRNAQGIDINRDALALQTPEARTLKKLRDELQPFIGFNLHNQGWRHGVGDTGRPASISVLAAAFDKARSDNPGRLLAKKVCAVIRDAVEPLAPGQVGRYDDSFESRAFGDNMTRWGTPSVLIETGAWTSLPPDEPLVRLNFVALATALDALASGRAESAEVSRYESIPQNESSGVVHLLLQGIGLFGADGKPFTGDVGIAVNRAVRAKGKKPVLAHVGKIEELGDLRVLGAVETVDGAGLFAVPLSGKGAKPGDTVRLTQPARQSLSLGQRGDLMLLRPLDATDTYRIERIIRFDP
- a CDS encoding tetratricopeptide repeat protein produces the protein MPEIPDEVHERIQALCAEGDELAEKGDLAAALRSFKSAFQLIPEPWMEYEATTWVCTAIGDTLFQMGEFSRARAALKDAVHAPDGLGNPFIHLRLGQCEFELGDMRRAGDELARAFMGADKEIFEQEDPKYLRFLETLLHPAQKS